Proteins from one Bacteroidota bacterium genomic window:
- the cls gene encoding cardiolipin synthase, producing the protein MNIFNWFGIEGIFFWIIYVAYLLSIIFTITIIILENRNPVKTISWLLVLIVLPFLGVIFYLYFGRNFRKQKFFNRKEISDIESSRMLNPEQIDDLSNIEFLQNDDIKSKINIIKLLVNNNKSLLTEHNDIEVLQNGIQTFDSIISELENAKHHINLEYYIIEEDNIGNKIKDILIRKAKQGVLIRLIYDDVGSWSLSSDYVDELLNAGVEVYGFMPVRSYIFANKINYRNHRKIIVVDGKVGFVGGLNIADRYIQGTEEIGFWRDTHLRLEGDAVNSLQAIFFIDWYFVSQKLVNDEIYFPKHNISKKHLVQIVTSGPDSDWASIMQTYFSAIATAQKYVYISTPYFLPNESILTALKTISLSGIDVRIIIPEKIDSFLVNWSSKSYVAELLEAGINVYFYRKGFSHSKLLMVDDVISSVGTANMDIRSFDQNYEVNAIIYDFEINNILKKSFLEDIKNSYKVDINKFNKRPIFEKLKESVARLFSPLL; encoded by the coding sequence ATGAATATTTTCAATTGGTTCGGAATAGAAGGGATATTTTTCTGGATTATTTATGTAGCCTACCTACTTTCAATAATTTTTACGATAACCATAATTATTCTCGAAAATCGGAATCCGGTTAAGACAATTTCATGGCTGTTGGTCTTGATAGTATTGCCTTTCCTTGGCGTAATATTTTACTTATACTTTGGAAGAAACTTCCGTAAACAAAAATTCTTTAACCGCAAAGAAATCTCCGATATTGAAAGTTCAAGGATGTTAAATCCGGAGCAAATAGACGATTTGTCGAATATTGAATTTTTACAAAATGACGACATAAAAAGCAAAATCAATATTATCAAGCTTTTGGTTAACAATAACAAATCTTTGCTTACGGAACATAATGATATTGAGGTTCTGCAAAATGGGATTCAAACTTTTGATTCAATAATTTCTGAATTAGAAAATGCAAAACATCATATCAATTTAGAATATTATATTATTGAAGAAGATAATATTGGCAATAAAATTAAAGATATTCTTATTCGTAAGGCAAAGCAAGGTGTATTAATCAGGTTAATATATGATGATGTTGGTAGTTGGAGTTTGAGCAGCGATTATGTCGATGAACTATTGAATGCCGGAGTCGAAGTTTATGGATTTATGCCGGTTCGTTCATACATTTTTGCAAATAAAATAAACTATAGAAACCACCGCAAAATAATTGTTGTTGACGGAAAAGTAGGATTTGTGGGTGGGTTGAATATTGCAGATCGATATATTCAGGGAACAGAAGAAATTGGCTTTTGGCGAGATACGCATCTGCGACTTGAAGGCGATGCGGTGAATAGCTTGCAAGCAATATTTTTCATCGACTGGTATTTTGTAAGCCAGAAACTTGTGAATGATGAAATATATTTTCCAAAACATAATATATCAAAAAAGCATCTTGTTCAAATAGTTACAAGCGGTCCCGACTCCGATTGGGCAAGTATTATGCAAACATATTTTTCGGCGATAGCCACAGCTCAAAAATATGTCTATATTTCAACACCATATTTTCTTCCAAACGAAAGTATTCTTACTGCTTTGAAAACAATTTCGCTAAGCGGGATAGATGTTAGAATTATTATTCCTGAAAAAATTGATTCATTTCTGGTAAATTGGAGTTCGAAATCTTATGTCGCAGAATTGCTCGAAGCCGGAATAAATGTGTATTTCTACCGTAAAGGATTTTCTCATAGCAAGTTACTTATGGTTGATGATGTTATTTCATCAGTAGGAACTGCAAATATGGACATTAGAAGCTTCGATCAGAACTATGAAGTAAATGCAATTATTTACGATTTTGAAATCAACAATATTTTGAAAAAATCGTTTTTGGAAGATATTAAGAATAGCTACAAAGTTGATATTAACAAGTTTAATAAGCGACCAATCTTTGAGAAACTCAAAGAATCCGTTGCACGATTGTTTAGTCCTTTGTTATAA
- a CDS encoding MFS transporter — translation MNNITQSLRDSKGARWGALAVVSFTMMTGYYINYVISPLKPLLEDHFGWNSVDFGLWNSAYGWFNVFFLMLIFGGIILDKIGVRFTGIGAALLMIVGTILQYLAIDGIFPMEGLFFEGSFLEMKSQIFYGALGFGIFGVGVEIAGITVSKIIVKWFKGKELALAMGLEMATARMGTALALALPLPMATIWFGTKELPALSAPLMLGIGLLVAGFIAFLWYIFMDKKLEASEGVSDEVSEEDEFKISDILTILTNKGFWLIALLCVLFYSGVFPFLYYATDLMINKYNVEPDFAGAIPGLLPFGTILLTPFFGNIYDRKGKGATIMLIGSVMLLVAHTIFSIPFIDNYIVAIALILFLGVTFSLVPSAMWPSVPKIIPEKQLGTAYALIFWVQNWGLMGIPLLIGYVLDKYNPEVIDARKLLEEGQDVVVPPYDYTAPMIVFAATGLLAIFVAIALKAEDKKKGYGLELPNIEK, via the coding sequence ATGAATAATATTACACAATCTCTTAGAGATTCGAAAGGTGCCAGATGGGGAGCACTTGCCGTTGTTTCGTTTACAATGATGACAGGTTATTACATTAATTATGTAATATCACCACTAAAACCTCTTCTCGAAGATCATTTTGGTTGGAATAGTGTTGACTTTGGCTTATGGAATAGTGCCTACGGTTGGTTTAATGTTTTTTTCCTAATGTTGATTTTTGGAGGAATTATATTAGATAAAATTGGTGTTAGATTTACTGGTATTGGTGCGGCTTTATTGATGATTGTGGGAACTATTTTACAATATTTAGCAATTGATGGTATATTTCCAATGGAAGGTCTCTTCTTTGAAGGTTCTTTTTTAGAAATGAAATCTCAAATATTTTATGGAGCACTTGGCTTTGGAATTTTTGGTGTAGGAGTAGAAATTGCGGGTATTACTGTAAGTAAAATAATTGTAAAATGGTTTAAAGGAAAAGAACTTGCCCTTGCTATGGGGCTCGAAATGGCTACTGCACGTATGGGTACTGCTCTTGCTTTAGCACTTCCGTTACCAATGGCAACAATTTGGTTTGGAACAAAAGAACTTCCTGCACTTTCTGCTCCATTAATGTTAGGTATAGGTCTATTAGTTGCCGGATTTATTGCTTTTCTTTGGTATATATTTATGGATAAAAAATTAGAAGCATCAGAGGGGGTTTCTGATGAAGTTAGCGAGGAGGACGAATTTAAAATAAGTGATATATTAACAATCCTTACAAATAAAGGATTTTGGCTAATTGCTCTTCTATGTGTTTTATTCTATTCAGGAGTATTCCCATTTCTATATTATGCTACTGATTTAATGATTAATAAATATAACGTTGAGCCTGATTTTGCTGGTGCAATTCCGGGTCTTTTACCATTTGGAACAATCTTATTAACACCATTTTTTGGTAATATTTACGATAGAAAAGGAAAAGGTGCTACAATTATGTTAATAGGTTCGGTTATGTTGTTAGTAGCCCATACTATCTTTTCAATACCGTTTATTGATAATTACATTGTAGCAATTGCACTTATTCTTTTCCTTGGAGTTACATTCTCGTTAGTGCCATCTGCAATGTGGCCCTCTGTACCAAAAATTATTCCCGAAAAACAACTTGGAACAGCTTATGCTCTAATTTTTTGGGTTCAAAACTGGGGATTAATGGGTATTCCACTATTGATAGGATATGTTTTAGATAAATATAATCCTGAAGTGATTGATGCAAGAAAACTGTTGGAAGAAGGTCAAGATGTTGTTGTGCCTCCTTATGATTATACAGCCCCTATGATTGTTTTTGCAGCCACAGGTTTGTTGGCAATATTTGTAGCAATTGCTTTGAAAGCCGAAGACAAGAAAAAAGGATATGGTCTGGAGCTTCCTAATATTGAAAAATAG
- a CDS encoding RNA polymerase sigma factor translates to MTTEEYNISVENFSDGAYRFILKNIRDQNKAQDIVQDTYEKLWINVSIVDFKKVKSYIFSTAYHTMIDLIRREKRKVDFEEVNLLDYSHSEHYSDLNEILNEAIDKLPDIQKSVVLLRDYEGYSYKEIAEITNLNESQVKVYIFRARKYLKNYIVSTEVVV, encoded by the coding sequence ATGACAACTGAGGAGTATAATATTAGTGTTGAAAATTTTTCTGATGGAGCTTACAGGTTCATTTTAAAAAATATTAGAGATCAAAATAAGGCTCAGGATATAGTTCAGGATACTTATGAAAAATTGTGGATAAATGTTTCTATTGTTGATTTTAAAAAAGTAAAATCCTACATTTTTTCAACTGCCTATCATACTATGATTGACCTAATCAGAAGGGAAAAACGAAAAGTTGATTTTGAAGAGGTAAATTTGCTTGACTATTCGCACAGCGAGCATTATAGCGATTTGAACGAAATTCTGAACGAAGCCATTGATAAACTTCCCGATATTCAAAAATCGGTGGTTCTGTTACGCGACTATGAAGGATATTCTTACAAAGAAATAGCAGAAATTACAAATTTGAACGAATCGCAAGTGAAGGTGTATATTTTTAGAGCACGGAAATATTTGAAAAATTATATTGTTAGTACAGAAGTAGTTGTTTAG
- a CDS encoding DUF5615 family PIN-like protein: protein MKLVVDESVDFGIIIRLRQNGIIVLSILEDFSGIKDTEVLKIAIANRSLLITEDKDFGELTYRLRFEHTGILLIRLNEINRKERIEIVLEIIEKHYEKLKGNFSVLTKRGLRMKTS, encoded by the coding sequence ATGAAACTTGTTGTAGATGAGAGTGTCGATTTTGGAATAATTATTAGATTGAGACAAAATGGAATAATTGTTTTGTCGATATTGGAGGACTTTTCCGGTATAAAAGACACTGAAGTATTAAAAATAGCTATAGCAAACCGAAGTTTATTAATTACAGAAGACAAGGATTTTGGAGAATTGACATATCGGTTAAGATTTGAACACACTGGAATATTATTAATTCGTTTAAATGAAATTAATCGAAAAGAACGAATTGAAATTGTATTAGAAATAATTGAAAAACATTATGAAAAGTTAAAGGGCAATTTTTCAGTATTGACTAAAAGAGGATTAAGGATGAAAACTTCATAA
- a CDS encoding RecX family transcriptional regulator has protein sequence MQKKDKKQALIQAQNICSKTEKCKKDIRIKLKSWGICEEETDEIIEDLIHEDFINEKRFVSSFTNEKLRILKWGKIKIMFALKQKGISEENISHAMNKIPKDEYLTIIFKELEKKAKSISAKNEAERKNKLIRFGMSRGYEQDICFNFVIPDQK, from the coding sequence ATGCAAAAAAAAGATAAAAAGCAAGCTTTAATACAAGCACAAAACATTTGTTCAAAAACCGAAAAATGCAAAAAAGATATTCGCATAAAATTAAAAAGCTGGGGAATTTGCGAAGAAGAAACTGATGAAATTATTGAAGATTTAATTCATGAAGATTTTATAAACGAAAAACGATTTGTTTCTTCTTTCACCAACGAAAAACTAAGAATATTGAAATGGGGTAAGATAAAGATTATGTTTGCCTTGAAACAAAAAGGGATTTCCGAGGAAAATATTTCACATGCTATGAACAAAATTCCTAAAGATGAGTATTTAACAATTATTTTTAAGGAATTAGAAAAAAAAGCGAAAAGTATTTCTGCCAAAAATGAGGCAGAAAGAAAAAACAAACTTATCAGATTTGGAATGAGCCGGGGCTACGAACAGGATATTTGTTTCAATTTCGTAATTCCTGACCAAAAATAA
- a CDS encoding DUF433 domain-containing protein — protein sequence MDWTLHIESNPERLYGKPVIINTRIPVDLILEKLASGDTIQDLTEAYPKTTKDDIAACLLFASDSIKNEIVFSKAS from the coding sequence ATTGACTGGACATTACATATAGAATCGAATCCTGAGAGATTGTATGGAAAACCGGTAATAATCAATACAAGGATTCCAGTAGATTTAATTCTAGAGAAATTAGCCTCCGGCGATACTATTCAAGATTTAACTGAAGCATATCCTAAAACAACAAAAGACGATATAGCTGCTTGTCTATTGTTTGCATCAGATTCGATAAAAAATGAGATTGTATTTTCAAAAGCTTCATAA
- the prmC gene encoding peptide chain release factor N(5)-glutamine methyltransferase: MNLKEAISFSTTELSDFYPKEEIQSFIYLIFNELENLSKPEIHIQQDFQISENSIHRLKKIVLKLKEYQPLQYIFGKTEFYDLTFSVNKDVLIPRPETEELVDWIVNDSKNTASKIIDIGTGSGCIAISLKKSLPKVKILAIDISKKALEIAKKNAQSNNAEISFTKFNILDIESNKRFAKFDIIVSNPPYVREQEKSLMAKNVLNFEPYEALFVSNQDPLIFYEAIANFAIKHLSTNGNLYLEINENLAEQTAELLSQKGFCEILIKKDINDKFRMIRAKLLN, translated from the coding sequence ATGAATTTAAAAGAAGCGATAAGTTTTTCTACCACAGAATTGTCCGATTTTTATCCAAAAGAAGAGATACAGAGCTTTATATATTTAATATTTAATGAATTAGAAAATCTATCGAAACCTGAAATTCATATTCAGCAAGACTTTCAAATTAGTGAGAATTCAATTCATCGACTTAAAAAAATAGTTTTAAAGCTTAAAGAGTATCAACCCTTACAATATATTTTCGGCAAAACAGAATTTTATGATTTAACATTTTCTGTAAATAAAGATGTTTTAATTCCACGTCCCGAAACCGAAGAGCTTGTAGATTGGATTGTAAATGACTCTAAAAATACAGCATCGAAAATTATTGATATTGGCACCGGTAGCGGATGCATTGCAATTTCTCTGAAAAAAAGCCTCCCAAAAGTAAAAATTTTAGCTATAGATATTTCTAAAAAAGCACTAGAAATTGCAAAAAAAAATGCACAATCAAATAATGCTGAAATAAGCTTCACTAAATTTAATATTTTAGATATTGAATCTAACAAGAGATTTGCAAAATTTGATATTATCGTCAGCAATCCACCGTATGTTCGTGAGCAAGAAAAATCGCTAATGGCAAAAAATGTTCTAAATTTTGAACCATACGAAGCACTTTTTGTTAGCAATCAAGATCCATTGATTTTTTATGAAGCAATTGCAAATTTTGCAATAAAGCATCTTTCAACAAATGGGAATTTATATTTGGAAATAAATGAAAATCTGGCAGAACAAACAGCTGAATTGCTTTCACAAAAAGGCTTTTGTGAAATATTGATAAAAAAAGATATTAACGATAAGTTCAGAATGATTAGAGCCAAACTTTTGAATTGA
- a CDS encoding arsenic efflux protein — protein MQILSVLTELFNHTIMIVTFVMIMMLIVEYLNVQSKGAWSEKLKKSPISQLLIAGLLGITPGCLGAYTVVSLYTHNIFSFGALVTVMIATTGDEAFVMFSMIPEETIKITAIIFGIAILSGFIINLFKVPKTKLSHQTFHFKIHKEENDCHGRKRFNIFKEFKNISFHRAIIIFGLFIFLFALSSGKIGHIHNEEPQAEIVHHDHDHEIDDIEEHHHELHGDNELFTHWNWISITFLVLSLCALFIAATVPDHFLESHLWEHIIKKHFIKIFLWTFGALVFINILINYLDIDIWLKDNQLIILLVAVLIGLIPESGPHLVFVTLFFEGTIPFSTLLASSIVQDGHGALPLFAESKKSFVLVKLINLLVGLGAGIIGLYIL, from the coding sequence ATGCAAATATTAAGTGTTTTGACTGAACTATTTAATCATACCATCATGATAGTTACTTTCGTAATGATCATGATGCTGATTGTAGAATATTTGAATGTGCAATCGAAAGGTGCTTGGAGCGAAAAACTCAAAAAATCTCCAATTTCGCAACTTCTTATCGCCGGTTTACTTGGAATTACGCCTGGTTGTCTGGGTGCATACACTGTAGTTTCTCTATATACTCACAATATTTTTAGTTTTGGAGCATTGGTTACGGTTATGATTGCAACTACTGGCGACGAGGCTTTTGTTATGTTCTCAATGATTCCTGAGGAAACTATCAAAATTACTGCAATTATTTTTGGAATTGCTATCCTTAGTGGATTTATTATTAATTTATTCAAAGTACCAAAAACTAAACTCTCTCATCAAACTTTTCACTTCAAAATTCACAAAGAAGAAAACGATTGCCATGGACGGAAAAGATTTAATATTTTCAAAGAATTTAAGAACATTAGTTTTCACAGAGCAATAATTATTTTCGGATTATTTATTTTTCTTTTTGCTCTTTCATCTGGCAAAATTGGGCATATCCACAATGAAGAACCACAAGCAGAAATTGTTCACCATGACCACGATCATGAAATAGACGATATAGAAGAACATCATCATGAGCTTCATGGCGACAACGAACTTTTTACACATTGGAATTGGATAAGTATAACATTCTTAGTTCTTTCTCTTTGCGCTCTTTTTATTGCAGCTACAGTACCCGATCATTTCCTCGAATCGCATCTTTGGGAACATATTATTAAAAAACACTTTATTAAGATTTTTCTTTGGACATTCGGTGCATTAGTTTTTATAAATATTTTGATAAACTATTTAGACATTGACATTTGGCTGAAAGATAATCAACTAATAATTCTTTTGGTTGCAGTTCTGATTGGCCTGATTCCAGAATCTGGCCCGCATTTAGTTTTTGTAACATTGTTTTTCGAAGGGACAATTCCGTTTAGCACCTTGCTGGCAAGTTCTATAGTTCAAGACGGGCACGGGGCTTTGCCTCTTTTTGCTGAATCTAAAAAGAGTTTTGTTTTGGTGAAATTGATAAATCTTTTGGTTGGACTTGGAGCTGGAATAATTGGACTATATATTTTATAG